In the genome of Polaribacter atrinae, one region contains:
- the bglX gene encoding beta-glucosidase BglX, whose protein sequence is MRKLFLFILLLVTIISCKENKNTSSVKDTMHEAKIQALLQKMSLEAKIGQTNLRGMHSTESELPEKLIASVKKGSVGAFLNIMNLDYVDELQRIAVEESPNGIPLIFGRDVIHGFKTIFPIPLGLAATWNTQIVEKSSEIAAFEATSFGIRWTFAPMLDIARDSRWGRIAESPGEDPYLASVLGAAYIKGFQGDNLTDPYRMAASAKHYIAYGAAIGGRDYNTVNLSEPLLRNVYLPPFKAAIDAGSATVMSAFNEINGIPATGNEFLLKDVLRGELQFDGFVVSDWDSVTEMIAHGFASDEKHSAELAAKAGLDMEMNSEAYEHYLKELIKEGKVSIEELDEFVRNILRIKFRLGLFENPYRNKEHTGNLYAESHLKEAKKAAIESTVLLKNKDSILPISEKTNVAIIGPLANAPHEQLGTWAFDGEKEHTNTPLDAYKKVNTNFLFAKGLDYSRDKTKKGFQEAIDIAKKSDVILFFGGEEAILSGEAHSRANIDLPGAQEELLNELAKTGKPIVLIIMAGRPITITNIIDKTDAVLMAWHPGTMGGEALYEIINGIKSPEGRLPVSWPKTAGQLPYFYNHKNTGRPADSINYIPMDKIPIAAWQSSLGNDSHYLDVGFTPHFPFGYGLSYTTFKYENVSISKDVINFNEDLEIKVSVTNSVKKDGKEIVQLYVQDIVGSITRPVKELKRFKHVFLKSGETKEVTFKISSKDLEFVNHKIIKDAEEGTFNLWVGPNVAQGLKASFTLKK, encoded by the coding sequence ATGAGAAAATTATTCCTTTTTATACTGTTATTGGTAACAATTATAAGTTGTAAAGAAAATAAAAATACATCTTCTGTAAAAGACACTATGCATGAAGCTAAGATTCAAGCTTTACTACAAAAAATGTCTTTAGAAGCAAAAATTGGGCAAACCAATTTAAGAGGAATGCACAGCACAGAAAGTGAGCTTCCTGAAAAATTAATTGCATCTGTTAAAAAGGGAAGTGTAGGTGCTTTTTTAAACATCATGAATTTAGACTATGTAGATGAATTGCAAAGAATAGCGGTAGAAGAAAGTCCGAATGGAATTCCGTTAATTTTTGGTAGAGACGTAATACATGGTTTCAAAACTATTTTTCCAATTCCTTTGGGATTAGCTGCTACTTGGAATACACAAATAGTAGAAAAATCTTCTGAAATTGCTGCTTTTGAAGCAACGTCATTTGGCATACGATGGACGTTTGCACCCATGTTAGATATTGCAAGAGATAGCCGATGGGGGAGAATAGCAGAATCTCCAGGAGAAGATCCTTATTTAGCAAGTGTTTTAGGAGCTGCTTATATCAAAGGTTTTCAAGGAGATAATTTAACAGATCCTTATAGAATGGCGGCTTCTGCAAAACACTATATTGCTTATGGAGCTGCCATTGGCGGTAGAGATTACAACACGGTTAATTTAAGTGAACCACTTTTAAGAAATGTTTATTTACCTCCATTTAAAGCCGCTATAGATGCGGGGTCTGCAACGGTTATGAGTGCTTTTAATGAAATAAACGGAATTCCGGCAACAGGAAATGAGTTTCTATTAAAGGATGTTTTAAGAGGAGAATTGCAGTTTGATGGTTTTGTAGTAAGTGATTGGGATTCGGTTACAGAAATGATTGCTCATGGTTTTGCTAGTGATGAAAAACATTCGGCAGAATTAGCAGCAAAAGCAGGATTAGATATGGAAATGAATAGTGAAGCTTATGAACATTATTTAAAAGAATTAATTAAAGAAGGAAAAGTAAGTATAGAAGAATTAGATGAATTTGTTCGTAATATTTTACGAATTAAATTTAGACTTGGTCTTTTCGAAAATCCATATAGAAACAAAGAACACACAGGAAACTTGTATGCAGAAAGTCATTTAAAGGAAGCTAAAAAAGCAGCGATTGAAAGTACCGTTTTGTTGAAAAATAAGGATTCTATTTTACCAATATCAGAAAAAACAAATGTTGCTATAATTGGTCCTTTGGCAAATGCCCCACACGAACAATTAGGAACTTGGGCTTTTGATGGAGAAAAAGAACATACTAATACGCCTTTAGATGCTTATAAAAAAGTAAATACAAATTTTCTGTTTGCCAAAGGATTGGATTATAGTAGAGATAAAACTAAAAAAGGATTTCAGGAAGCAATTGATATTGCAAAAAAATCTGATGTTATTTTATTCTTTGGAGGTGAAGAAGCTATTTTATCAGGAGAGGCACACAGTAGAGCAAATATAGATCTCCCTGGTGCTCAAGAAGAACTACTTAATGAATTGGCAAAAACAGGAAAACCAATTGTTTTAATTATTATGGCAGGTAGACCTATTACTATTACCAATATTATAGATAAAACGGATGCTGTTTTAATGGCATGGCATCCAGGAACAATGGGAGGTGAAGCTTTGTATGAAATTATAAATGGTATAAAATCTCCAGAAGGAAGATTACCTGTTTCTTGGCCTAAAACAGCAGGACAATTACCGTATTTCTACAATCATAAAAATACAGGTAGACCTGCAGATAGCATTAACTATATTCCTATGGATAAAATACCTATTGCTGCGTGGCAAAGTTCTTTAGGAAATGATTCTCATTATTTAGATGTTGGTTTTACACCACACTTTCCTTTTGGTTATGGTTTGTCTTACACGACTTTTAAATATGAAAATGTATCAATTTCTAAAGATGTTATCAATTTTAATGAAGATTTAGAAATTAAAGTATCCGTAACAAATTCGGTGAAAAAGGATGGTAAAGAAATAGTACAATTATATGTACAAGATATTGTGGGGAGTATTACAAGACCGGTAAAAGAATTAAAAAGGTTTAAACACGTATTCTTAAAAAGTGGAGAAACAAAAGAAGTTACTTTTAAAATTTCTTCTAAAGATTTAGAGTTTGTA